CCCATTGAGCGGCATGCCGCAACTGGTGGGCGTGGTCGGCTCGGGCAATCTCGAGATATTGATCGAACCGGCGCACCTGAAGGGCGCGTGCGAGATCGAAGTACGCACGGTGGCCGTCGGTTTCGGCGCCACCTGGCAGGCCGTCATGGCCGATTTTCACGCGCGCTGGAGTTTGGCCGATGCACGCGTGAGCGTCAACGACATGGGCGCCACGCCGGCGGTCGTCAGCCTGCGCCTGGATCAGGC
The sequence above is a segment of the Oxalobacteraceae sp. CFBP 8761 genome. Coding sequences within it:
- a CDS encoding malonate decarboxylase acyl carrier protein, coding for METLNYRFEGGQRPLSGMPQLVGVVGSGNLEILIEPAHLKGACEIEVRTVAVGFGATWQAVMADFHARWSLADARVSVNDMGATPAVVSLRLDQAVESIAALPGGAP